The nucleotide sequence taaaacaacacctttttacccactttcagaccaaagacttggggaaactcaagtattttttgggaattgagatagctcaatccagttctgctgtggtcctttcccaaaggaagtatgctttagacatcctggaagaaaccggtatgttagactgtaaaccggtagacacacctatggatccgaatgtcaaacttgtaccaggacagggggagcctttaggagaccccgggagatatcgacggctcgtaggtaaattgaactatctcaccattactcgtccagacatttcttttcctgtgagtgttgttagtcaattcctacagtcaccatgtgatagccattgggatgctgtaatccgcattcttcgatatatcaaaagtacaccaggccaaggtgtgttgtacgagaacagaggtcatactcaggttgttggttacacagatgcagattgggctggctcacccacagatagacgttccacttcagggtactgtgtttttattggaggtaatctaatatcttggaagagtaagaaacaagatgtagtggccagatctagcgctgaagccgagtatcgagttatggctttggcaacatgtgaactcatatggttgagacatcttcttcgagagttgagatttggaaaggatgaacagatgaaactcatatgtgataaccaggccgcattacatattgcatccaatccagtctttcatgaaaggaccaaacatattgaagttgactgtcatttcattagagagaagatcgcatcaggatgtgttgctacaagttttgttaattcaaatgatcaactagctgacatcttcactaaatctctcagaggtcctaggattaaatatatttgtaacaagcttggtgcatatgacgtatatgctccagcttgagggggagtgttgaatataatgtatttatagtgtataacctttccttgttaatataggacacatgtatggtagttaggactcctagccttgtatatatatatttctcaattgtaagtagatcattacattaatgagaattaaggtctttcttctttctctctctctcaacacaTACTGTTGTTTTGGAACTGTCTTTCATGCATTTGGAATTCAACTGGAGTGAAAATGGAGTCAATGCTTCTAGTTTTTGGCCCGGAGTTCAGTTTGTCTGAGAGGTTGCATAAGCTTACTCATAGTATATGTTTGCCTTCAGGTACAGGGAAGACGTCTTGTGCTCGTGTAATTGCTAATCAAGCAGTAAGCTACTGTGCACTTAAATGACAACCTCATtagttgttttatttgtttcatactgaacctttatatatttttttttatctttatcaaaTGCCACGTATATACACTTTCTATGTTTGACTGCTATTTTATGATGAACCTTGTTATGGAAataggattgaaaatttaaattattgctTGCGTCTGAaggttttgtaattttctttgttCAAATTCTTATCATTTGACTGAATATAGTTTTTGatctattaattttatataactGTTGTCCTAAGTTACTAGTTAGAAAAATCTTCAACTTGATGGTAGCATCATTGATTAATTAGCTTGgtaaatttgggatttttatgCAATGACCAGATGCCTTTCTGTTTTTTACAGGCATACAATTGCCAGATGCTATGATCTCCCTCTGGGAACTGCTTTTTTACATGCCCTTATCTGAGATATTTTGTTCCTCTGCTGGGGTTTTGCCTTGGGAACCTTTTCAACGATCTTAGTGGTTACCTTTTGGGTCCTATTTACATATTCCTGCCTGGTCATGTATTTTTGGTGCATTTTCATAATCTGAAGAAGACATCACTACTGACACTTGcctttaaaaaaggaaaaacaaggaaaaaaaaaaaaagggaacacAAGATCAATGCATGCTATTGTTGAACCTGCAATGAGTCCCCTGAATATGCAGCAAGCAGCAAGCAGCATCTGTGCTCTTGTTCTGCAACTGCAAATAAGGCTAACATTGCATTGTGGGAATGCTTGCTGTATTTGTTGATGTGTGGATTTATGCAGAAAAAAGTACTGTGCTCCCTTAAAATCTTTAgcttccaaataaaataaatttctttgtttgtgtATTTTCTGCATCTCTATAAGATTATTAGTATGTGTGGTTGACTGAAATAATTAATATGTGCTATTCCATGGCAGGGTGTGCCATTGGTTTACCTGCCACTGGAGTCTATTATGTCAAAGTACTATGGTGAAAGTGAGCGCTTGCTAGGGAAAGTGTTTGTGCATGCCAATGAGTTCCCAGAAGGTGCCATTGTTTTTCTAGATGAGGTAATTGATGCAACTAATTCCTTCCCAGGGGTGTTTTCCAAAATGTATTGAAGAAACATCTATTTACCTTTAAGCCATTTCTTTTCTGAAAGATTTTTCATAATAGTGCAAGCGCTCGTCTTACATTCTACATGCAGTCACATCAATTGAACTTTCTCAGTAATCTTGACTTCCGCTTAAAACTTCTACAGGTTGATTCTTTTGCTGTTTCTCGTAGTCAAGAAATGCATGAGGCTACCCGAAGAATTTTATCAGTGATATTGCGACAGGTGAATTGTACTTATATATACAGTTTTTATGAGCACTTTTTTAGGCTCATGGAATGGAACCTGAACCTTTTCATGGCCATCCCAACCCggttaccacttgagccaggccttaGGGgctttcaaataattatttgaaactCCATAGGAAAAGTGTTATTACGGTTCAATATGTATTTGTCTAGTACAACCCCCTGTCATCTAAATATCctttatgtttgatttccaaTTTGTACTGGAAAGCATTCAGTAGACCTTTATACAGAACAGATGCACACATGTGGGCTGGTTGTTCCCAGTTATTTACCTCAAATGCTGGAGACTGCATCTTAGATTCCCTTACCTGTGAGCACCTGTTGTGCACAATTCCAAGCTCTCAGCGGTACAAAGAGAACTGGGATTTTTTGTAGCCATATTCTGCAAAGTTTTTGCAGACCATTCATCCAGTTTTTGTAGCTATGCATTTCCTTGTGTACCCGATTCTCGTGTAAAATTAGGGATTAATTTCCTTTCTAAGGTTGATCTAGCTATTGTAGCGCCTTAAATaaaactcgtttttttttttggtgtagaTTGATGGATTTGAGCAGGATAAAAAAGTGGTGGTAATTGCAGCAACAAATAGAAAGCAAGACCTTGATCCTGCTCTGATGAGGTATATAGATGAACATGTTTACGAGAGTTGTATGCTGGTGGGGTGTTCTCTAACATGTTTGATGTGTCTTCATTCAGTCGGTTTGATTCGATGATCACCTTTGGCCTACCTGACAACCATGATCGTCAGAAAATAGCAgctcagtttgcaaagcatctGACAGAGTCCGAATTAGTTGAATTTGCCACAGCAACAGAAGGGTAAGTTCCACAACAATAGATGAGGCCACCTAAATCCCCTACTCAAAAACCGGAACTGCTTGAATGAATAGAATTCACCGTTCCATTCCTAacccatcatttttttctcatatgcAAATTTATTATGCTAGACTATTACTTTAATTGGGACGGGCGAATTTCGAATTTCTTACCCTACTATCGTCATGTATTGTATCCAGCATGTCTGGAAGGGATATCAGGGACATCTGCCAACAAGCAGAGCGGCATTGGGCATCGAAGGTAATGAGTAATGGCTATCTCTttgatctttgttttcttcatgCCGTAGTATTGGTAATAAACCTTAGTTGATCAATCCAATAGGTGATTCGAGGCCAAGCCCCAAAGGATGGAGACCAAGTGATTCTACCCCCCATTCAAGTGTACATTGAAAGTGCTAAAACCCGGGCAAATACTCTACTCAGCATTGCAGACCAGAAAACCGAAAAATCTAACCGTAATCAGAAGCAGCCCCAGTTAGCCTTCAGCTGAATATGGTACATCAGTAATTAGCTGTGGCCGGGTGGGTGTGTAGTTGGATTCATATaataacaaccaaacatgataGGTTTGGTTTTCCATTGATCTATAGATAAATTCATACAAGCGActgaaaaagaaattgatattGAGAAGTTAGTTGAAATGTGTTTGAGATCATATCTGATAATAATTGGACTGCCATTGCAGGCTAAGTGTTCAAAATATAGGTACATTTCATAGTTTAAACTTAAATGTTTCGAACCTCAAGAGATCAGAGGAGCAAGTTGCACTGCAGTAAACTCAGGAGCAGACCTCCTTCCCTGCATTTGACTCAGTGAATGAAAAATAGTTAGTGACTCGGCCGAGTTACGGGCTCAACCACTTTCTAGACAGAGCGGCATTCGGGAGCTTACCTTTCGGAGATCGATGGATCATCTTCTTCTCCACGCTTTCGTTTCCGGCTCGGACTCCGCGAGACGAGCGATGCGATCTGCAGCTGAGTCTGCAACAGCATCTGAGTCATCTCCGCCTCGGATTCCAGCCGCCGCTTTTCCGCTTCGAGCCGGAACGCCTCCCTCGCCTTGAGCATCTCCATCTCCGCCAGCTCCATCCTCGCCAGCGACTCCGAGAAAACTCGGAAGCTCGCGGCTAGATCCGCCAGCCGCTTCGATTCGTCGGCGGAGTCGCAGCTCTCCGATGTGGAACCGAGGGGAA is from Vitis riparia cultivar Riparia Gloire de Montpellier isolate 1030 chromosome 10, EGFV_Vit.rip_1.0, whole genome shotgun sequence and encodes:
- the LOC117923810 gene encoding uncharacterized protein At4g22160, with translation MDGPIQPNRGSGTGDKRLKYAFDAGFLSGAHPPDTPVTVDSDNRDSTIPLGSTSESCDSADESKRLADLAASFRVFSESLARMELAEMEMLKAREAFRLEAEKRRLESEAEMTQMLLQTQLQIASLVSRSPSRKRKRGEEDDPSISEREGGLLLSLLQCNLLL